The genomic region ATTAATTGCCACTGAATTCTCATTTTTCATAGCATCCTGTGCAAAGGTGTATGTACTAAAAAATATTAGTAGTAAAATAAGCACTGATCTTTTTAACCCGGAAGACTTCAAATAACTTTGCATTTTTATTGGTTTTAAATGATTATACCACGGTTCAATAGATAGAAGTAAGGAAGAATTACGGCTAATATTATTTTAAAACTAGTCTTTAATTACTCAATTTGAAATGGGGATTATTCTGTATAATGACCTGCTTAATAAAATCGGTAAAAATATGACAATGGTCATCTAATTTAAAGCTGTAAAGTTCTGTTAACCTGTACTTTTGAAGTATCTTTAAGTAGATAATTAAATAAATTTTCAGTGTTATGAAAACAACAAGAGAATCGGCCAGAGAGGCAAGTCATAAAAACCTTGTACAAGTTCTTACAGATTTACTGGAAAAGAATTATGATGCAGAAAAAGGTTATAGAAAAGCTTTAGAACATACCACGAACCCCGATCTTAAGAAGTTCCTAAAAGATCAGGCCGTACAAAGAAATCATTTCGCAACCGAAATTGATAAATACATTCACCAGTTAAATGAACATCCTAAAGAAAAATCTAGCGGTACAACCTTAGGTAGCCTTCATCGTTTCTGGATAGATTTTAAAAGTTCTGTAACCAGGAAAAATGATGAATCCATTCTTGAAGAATGCATCAGAGGTGAAAAAGCAAGCTTGAAGGAATATGAGGAAAAACTTAAAAAGAATATTCTCAATCCTACCGTAAAAGAAATGCTGGAAGAGCATAGGGATAAGATCCAAAAAACCCTGAAACAGATCAAAATCCTGGAAGACCTTGTAGATTAAATAAAAAAAAGCCGGGATGTTCCCGGCTTTTTTTTGTTTTATATTATAAGTTATTTAGTTTTTAACAACGATAAGTTCAGCTTTTGCACCTGTAAGAAGATTCCATTCTTTTACAGCTATCTGCTCTCCCTTTTCGCTTAAAACCCTTAATTCTGCTGTATTTGGACCGGAACTTCCCTGGTTGAGCGCTACAAATTGAATACTATTGAAACCATCTTGCAGGGTTACCAGAATTGGTTGAAAACCGGCATGTAAATTTACACTGGCAGCAACCATTTGACCATTTACAAAGATCTGAACTTTATCACCGTCAATGTATTGATGGTCACGACAATAAACTTCTACAAATCTTCCCTGGGTTACAACATTTCCTAGGCTCTGGTCCTTTCTATATTCCTCTCTTATTTCTTTGTCTTTACTCCATTTCTTCTTAATAACATCAGCCTCGGTCATTAATCCATTAGGATTTTCTCTAAGGTCTATAGGTTTTGGTTTATCATTCAAGAACCTGCTTTCAGTCTCAGCTTCTTCCCTTTTAAGTATAGGAAATCCTGTAGAATTAGATTCTTCAGCTTTTATGATAGGTCCGGTATTCGTGGTACGCGGAATTTCTATCTGGGCTGATGCAGCTAAACAGACACAAAAAAAGCAAATAAAAAATAAACTGGTTCTCATGTTTTAAAGATTCGAATTGTATCTTTTAATATATCAAAAATACAGCCAATTTTTTAATAATCCTGATTTTACGTCTCCCAGAGCTTTTTCAAAAAAAGGATCTGCTTTAACACAGATCCCTAATTCTCTATTAATTGAACCTATGAATCAGGAAAATCTGGGTTTGATTTTACTTCCTCGATCTGGGCGGTATGTCGTGCAGTATGTCCTGCCATGAAAAGAACTGTTTGATAGGCATCGATCTTTCCAAATGGAAATTCATTAACGTAATTTCTCATATCTACATCAGAATCTTTCAGCCAGTCTACAATGTTTTCCCTCTGATCTTCAAATGCATCCAAGGCTTCATCTGCACTTGATAAATTACCTGTAGGTTGAAATTGGTCCTGTGTTTTTATCTTTTCTGTTCTATTGGTAATAAGCGCCACAACATCATCATCGGTCATTACTATTTCGGTTTTCTGGTCCAAGTCTTCTCCAGCATCAAATTTAGCTTGCAGCATAGATTTAAGGGCTCCTTCAACGGTAATTATATGTTCTACCGTCTGGGCCACAGACCAATTTTCAGCATCTGGTTTAAATTGCATTTGCTCTTCAGAAAGGCCTTCAACGCTCTCTTTTAGTGATTCTTTGGTTTCTTCCAGATATTCGAAAATATCTGCTTCATTCCAATGATTTTCAATTGAATTAAGATTATCTGAATCTTTCAGACAATCTTTGTCCCCTGCATAATCTGAACAGAAAAAAGCAAGGCTTAAAAATGTGATCAATATTTTCATGATTTATTTATTAAATTAATTCCTGTGAACTTTTATAGAGGGATTGAGTAAATATAGACTAATGCTATTTCTTTTTAAGCAT from Gramella sp. MT6 harbors:
- a CDS encoding DinB family protein is translated as MKILITFLSLAFFCSDYAGDKDCLKDSDNLNSIENHWNEADIFEYLEETKESLKESVEGLSEEQMQFKPDAENWSVAQTVEHIITVEGALKSMLQAKFDAGEDLDQKTEIVMTDDDVVALITNRTEKIKTQDQFQPTGNLSSADEALDAFEDQRENIVDWLKDSDVDMRNYVNEFPFGKIDAYQTVLFMAGHTARHTAQIEEVKSNPDFPDS
- a CDS encoding PA2169 family four-helix-bundle protein encodes the protein MKTTRESAREASHKNLVQVLTDLLEKNYDAEKGYRKALEHTTNPDLKKFLKDQAVQRNHFATEIDKYIHQLNEHPKEKSSGTTLGSLHRFWIDFKSSVTRKNDESILEECIRGEKASLKEYEEKLKKNILNPTVKEMLEEHRDKIQKTLKQIKILEDLVD